The Calliphora vicina chromosome 3, idCalVici1.1, whole genome shotgun sequence genome contains a region encoding:
- the LOC135955555 gene encoding uncharacterized protein LOC135955555 codes for MPYDAADPPGNDVLELTAYTKRRGAILVMGCDANAHHSQWGSADINKRGECVYDFITVNNLVICNKGNMPTFMNKDRQAVIDMTLTNQDDNFVRDCRVSTDCSFSDHSRITFTLNFNSSLKVPFRDPRRTNWGTFYEKVRTGFEQFTLCELIPSNLEKTVNNFTRLLNESYESSCPIKFPGRRKQPKWWTKELQVQRSTVRKSFNRAKLTGLQGDWNNNKVCFNKYKGDLKRAKRISWRNYCESVDSVNEMSRFRRILSKDPKVIGYIQRADNSWTESSSETLSLHMETHFPSCEGIGTRADDQGANMPEGTSHDSRQIEGIVTREKLAWAVKSFDPYKSPGPDGVFPAMLCNIPDTALFLLADIFKACHSRKYLRAGGERSRLFSYLRPVRPATRNQRILDLLAYRLFF; via the coding sequence ATGCCGTATGATGCAGCAGATCCACCAGGCAATGATGTGTTGGAGCTAACGGCGTATACAAAAAGGAGAGGTGCTATCCTGGTTATGGGATGTGATGCAAATGCTCATCACAGCCAATGGGGCAGTgctgatatcaataaaagaggTGAGTGCGTCTATGATTTCATAACTGTCAATAATCTAGTTATCTGTAACAAGGGCAACATGCCCACGTTTATGAACAAAGATAGGCAGGCGGTTATAGACATGACCTTGACGAACCAAGATGATAATTTCGTTAGAGATTGCAGGGTATCCACGGACTGTTCCTTTTCGGATCATAGTAGGATTACCTTCACCTTGAATTTCAACTCGTCCTTAAAGGTACCATTCAGGGATCCTAGGCGGACAAACTGGGGAACCTTTTATGAAAAGGTACGTACTGGGTTTGAACAGTTTACTTTATGTGAACTGATACCAtccaatttggaaaaaacggtGAACAATTTCACCCGTTTACTAAATGAGAGCTATGAGTCATCATGCCCAATAAAATTTCCCGGTAGGCGTAAACAGCCAAAATGGTGGACTAAGGAACTTCAAGTTCAGAGGTCGACGGTTAGGAAATCTTTTAATAGGGCGAAGCTCACTGGATTACAAGGAGACTGGAACAACAACAAGGTGTGCTTCAATAAATACAAGGGAGATCTGAAAAGAGCGAAGCGGATTTCATGGAGGAATTATTGTGAATCCGTTGATAGCGTCAATGAGATGTCAAGATTTCGGAGAATTTTATCCAAAGACCCAAAGGTCATAGGGTATATTCAAAGAGCTGACAACTCATGGACGGAATCCAGCTCGGAAACACTCTCCCTGCATATGGAAACACACTTTCCTAGTTGTGAAGGTATAGGCACTAGGGCTGACGATCAGGGGGCTAACATGCCTGAGGGTACTAGTCATGACTCTAGACAAATTGAGGGAATAGTCACTAGGGAAAAACTAGCCTGGGCGGTGAAATCTTTCGACCCGTATAAATCACCAGGTCCGGATGGAGTATTTCCGGCGATGCTGTGTAATATCCCGGATACGGCACTATTCCTTTTGGCGGATATCTTCAAGGCCTGTCACAGTAGGAAGTATCTGCGTGCGGGTGGAGAGAGGTCAAGGTTGTTTTCATACCTAAGGCCGGTAAGGCCAGCCACTCGAAACCAAAGGATtttagacctattagcctatcgTCTTTTCTTCTGA